One genomic segment of Vibrio sp. SCSIO 43136 includes these proteins:
- a CDS encoding transcriptional regulator, translating to MSNIGTKFILAQRFIFDPNSNSLVDQHSENEIIRLGSNESRILFMLAERPNEVVTRQQLHEYVWRDQGFQVDDSSLTQAISTLRKMLKDSTKSPQFVKTVPKRGYQLISSVERSLPNSDTEEPNEELESDVIVPNSDTMATASLEAPSPQPAIEERIAVQPKASPKLSKMGMAVAIVVSALMFTLTYFVTKPSQSQFNTITTVETTVVKTPISHPDMTMWLPTITQCVEAYLENNDDGGAPVEVIATGGQNGQIVLNYIHAPDSVAENVTMKLLAIQPDFNRVCKQ from the coding sequence ATGAGTAATATTGGTACCAAATTCATTCTTGCTCAGAGATTTATCTTTGATCCGAACAGCAATTCTCTTGTCGATCAGCACAGTGAGAATGAAATCATTCGCTTAGGCAGCAATGAAAGCCGCATTCTGTTTATGTTGGCAGAGCGCCCTAATGAAGTTGTCACCCGCCAGCAGCTGCATGAATACGTATGGCGTGATCAAGGCTTTCAAGTCGACGACTCTAGCCTGACTCAAGCGATCTCGACGTTACGTAAAATGCTTAAAGACTCGACCAAGTCGCCACAGTTTGTCAAAACTGTGCCAAAACGTGGCTACCAACTGATCAGTAGTGTTGAGCGCTCATTGCCAAACAGCGACACAGAAGAGCCAAACGAAGAGCTAGAGTCTGACGTTATCGTTCCGAACTCAGACACTATGGCGACGGCTTCTCTAGAGGCTCCATCGCCACAGCCTGCCATCGAAGAGCGTATCGCTGTGCAACCAAAAGCGTCTCCAAAGCTTTCAAAAATGGGCATGGCGGTCGCTATTGTTGTCTCTGCGTTGATGTTTACCTTGACTTACTTTGTGACCAAGCCGTCTCAATCCCAGTTCAATACAATAACTACGGTAGAGACCACGGTGGTTAAAACACCGATCAGTCACCCAGATATGACCATGTGGCTGCCGACGATTACTCAGTGTGTTGAGGCTTACCTAGAAAACAACGATGATGGCGGTGCACCTGTCGAAGTGATTGCCACTGGTGGTCAAAACGGACAGATCGTTCTTAACTATATTCACGCACCTGACTCAGTGGCTGAAAATGTCACGATGAAACTCCTTGCGATTCAACCTGACTTTAACCGAGTGTGTAAACAATGA
- a CDS encoding CBS domain-containing protein has product MSMQDIKQVRDVMANTYIVIDGLTTVQEAINLAKKHEVKALLVDKRYDADEYGIVLMNDIAKQVLAKNRSPERTNIYEIMTKPALCVASDMNVKYCARLFERFGISRAPVVEHGKVVGMVSYNNIVINGMSTEY; this is encoded by the coding sequence ATGAGCATGCAGGACATTAAGCAAGTTCGAGATGTGATGGCAAATACTTATATTGTGATTGACGGACTCACCACAGTTCAAGAAGCGATTAACTTAGCGAAAAAACATGAAGTAAAAGCCTTACTGGTGGATAAGCGCTACGATGCTGACGAGTATGGCATCGTGTTAATGAATGATATTGCGAAGCAGGTGTTGGCGAAAAATCGCTCTCCAGAGCGTACCAATATTTATGAGATCATGACCAAGCCCGCCCTATGCGTCGCATCAGATATGAATGTGAAATATTGTGCGCGTTTGTTTGAGCGATTTGGTATTAGCCGGGCACCTGTGGTGGAACACGGCAAGGTGGTTGGCATGGTGAGTTACAACAACATCGTTATTAACGGTATGTCGACGGAGTATTAG
- a CDS encoding SelT/SelW/SelH family protein gives MSKGVIKIYYCRQCNWMLRASWLSQELLHTFSEDLESVALHPDTGGRFEIYCDKQLIWERKRDQGFPEAKILKQRVRDVLFPDRDLGHVDRH, from the coding sequence ATGTCGAAAGGTGTCATCAAAATCTACTACTGTCGACAGTGCAACTGGATGCTACGCGCAAGCTGGCTAAGCCAGGAACTTCTGCATACCTTTAGTGAAGATTTGGAAAGCGTTGCTTTACACCCAGACACGGGCGGACGATTTGAAATCTATTGCGATAAGCAGTTGATTTGGGAACGAAAGCGTGACCAAGGCTTCCCAGAAGCAAAAATCCTCAAACAGAGAGTCCGGGATGTTCTATTTCCAGACAGAGACCTTGGACACGTAGATCGACATTAA
- the adk gene encoding adenylate kinase, giving the protein MRIILLGAPGAGKGTQAQFIMEKYGIPQISTGDMLRAAIKAGTELGKQAKAVIDAGQLVSDDIILGLIKERIAQDDCEKGFLLDGFPRTIPQAEGLKEMNVDVDYVIEFDVADDVIVERMAGRRAHLASGRTYHVVYNPPKVEGKDDVTGEDLVVRDDDKEETVRARLGVYHDQTAPLIEFYGKAAEAGQTKYLKFDGTKQVAEVSADIEKALS; this is encoded by the coding sequence ATGCGCATCATTCTTCTAGGTGCTCCTGGTGCAGGTAAAGGCACTCAAGCACAATTCATCATGGAAAAATATGGTATTCCACAGATTTCTACTGGTGATATGCTTCGTGCAGCAATCAAGGCAGGCACTGAGCTTGGTAAGCAAGCGAAAGCAGTAATCGATGCAGGTCAGCTGGTTTCTGATGACATTATTCTTGGTCTTATCAAAGAGCGTATCGCTCAAGACGATTGTGAGAAAGGTTTCCTACTAGATGGTTTCCCTCGCACTATCCCTCAAGCTGAAGGCCTAAAAGAGATGAACGTAGACGTAGACTACGTAATCGAATTTGATGTGGCTGACGATGTTATCGTTGAGCGTATGGCAGGCCGCCGCGCTCACCTAGCATCTGGTCGTACTTACCACGTAGTGTACAACCCGCCTAAAGTAGAAGGCAAAGATGACGTAACCGGTGAAGACCTAGTTGTTCGTGATGACGACAAAGAAGAGACAGTACGTGCTCGTCTAGGCGTTTACCACGATCAAACTGCGCCTCTAATTGAGTTCTACGGCAAAGCAGCTGAAGCGGGTCAAACTAAATACCTAAAATTTGACGGCACTAAGCAAGTTGCTGAAGTAAGTGCAGATATCGAGAAAGCTCTATCTTAA
- the yfcE gene encoding phosphodiesterase translates to MKLFFASDLHGCLAATEKVLALFDASGAEHLILLGDVLNHGPRNPVPEHYNPPAVAQALNEYARKIIAVRGNCDSEVDQMLLSFPMMMDYSWVLLANGQRMFLTHGHLYNSDKRPALNERDIIAHGHSHIPVAELVGEQFIFNPGSVTFPRNGHAPSYGLLDDKQLQVITLDGEVICQTSID, encoded by the coding sequence GTGAAGCTTTTTTTCGCCTCAGATTTACATGGCTGCTTAGCAGCAACTGAAAAAGTGCTAGCGCTATTTGATGCCTCCGGCGCTGAGCATCTAATTTTATTGGGTGATGTTTTAAATCACGGCCCTCGTAATCCAGTACCAGAGCACTATAACCCGCCCGCAGTGGCGCAAGCGCTTAATGAGTATGCTCGTAAGATAATTGCAGTGCGCGGTAATTGCGACAGTGAAGTGGACCAGATGCTTCTGTCGTTTCCTATGATGATGGATTATTCGTGGGTACTGCTCGCCAATGGCCAGCGTATGTTTTTGACTCACGGCCATCTGTATAATAGTGACAAGCGCCCAGCGTTAAATGAGCGGGATATCATTGCTCATGGCCACAGCCACATCCCAGTCGCTGAGTTAGTGGGAGAGCAATTTATTTTCAATCCAGGTTCGGTGACGTTTCCTCGCAATGGTCACGCACCAAGCTACGGTTTACTTGATGATAAACAACTTCAAGTGATCACTCTTGATGGCGAAGTGATTTGCCAAACCTCTATCGATTAA
- the htpG gene encoding molecular chaperone HtpG — MSDTVTTNKETRGFQSEVKQLLHLMIHSLYSNKEIFLRELISNASDAADKLRFQALSNADLYQGDADLGVKLSFNVDQNTLTISDNGIGMSRDDVIEHLGTIAKSGTADFFSKLSDDQSKDSQLIGQFGVGFYSAFIVADAVTVRTRAAGANAEDAVQWHSQGEGEYTIENITKESRGTDIILHMREEGKEFLNDYRLRDVIGKYSDHIGIPVSIWAIEKDEEGNDKEGKWEQINKAQALWTRNKSDITKEEYQEFYKHVSHDFADPMTWSHNRVEGKNDYTSLLYIPSKAPWDMMNRDHRAGLKLYVQRVFIMDDAEQFMPSYLRFVRGLIDSNDLPLNVSREILQDNKVTQSLRSACTKRVLGMLEKTAKNDHDKYLEFWKEFGMVLKEGPAEDFANKEKVAGLLRFASSEVEGSEQTVSLADYVSRMKEDQDKIYFLTADSYAAAKNSPHLEQFKAKGIEVVLMYDRIDEWLMNYLTEFDGKQFQSITKAGLDLSKFEDEAEKEKHKETEEEFKSVVERTKTYLGERVKEVRTTFKLATTPAVVVTDDFEMGTQMAKLLEAAGQAAPEVKYIFEINPEHDLVKRMADEPDEEQFGRWVELLLGQAMLAERGSLEDPSQFLGAVNTLLTKA; from the coding sequence ATGAGCGATACCGTGACCACTAACAAAGAAACTCGTGGCTTTCAGTCAGAAGTAAAACAACTTCTTCACCTAATGATTCACTCTTTGTATTCAAACAAAGAGATTTTCCTACGAGAGCTTATCTCTAACGCCTCGGATGCGGCGGACAAACTACGTTTTCAAGCACTGTCTAACGCAGACCTATACCAAGGCGATGCGGATCTTGGTGTGAAGCTGTCTTTCAACGTAGATCAAAACACTTTAACCATTTCAGATAACGGCATCGGCATGAGCCGTGATGACGTGATTGAACACCTAGGCACCATTGCCAAATCAGGTACTGCGGACTTTTTCTCTAAGCTTTCAGACGATCAAAGCAAAGATTCGCAACTAATCGGTCAATTCGGTGTTGGCTTCTACTCTGCATTTATCGTGGCAGATGCGGTGACGGTTCGCACTCGTGCTGCGGGTGCAAATGCCGAGGATGCAGTGCAGTGGCATTCTCAAGGCGAAGGTGAGTACACCATCGAAAACATCACCAAAGAGAGCCGTGGTACTGACATCATCTTGCACATGCGTGAAGAAGGTAAAGAGTTCCTAAACGATTACCGCCTGCGTGATGTGATTGGCAAATATTCTGATCATATCGGTATCCCAGTTTCTATCTGGGCAATTGAGAAAGATGAAGAAGGTAACGACAAAGAAGGCAAGTGGGAGCAGATTAACAAGGCTCAAGCACTTTGGACTCGTAACAAGTCGGATATTACCAAAGAAGAGTACCAAGAGTTCTATAAACACGTATCCCACGATTTTGCAGACCCAATGACTTGGTCGCACAACCGTGTTGAAGGTAAGAACGACTACACCAGCTTGCTATACATTCCATCAAAAGCACCTTGGGATATGATGAACCGCGATCACCGTGCTGGGCTTAAGCTTTACGTACAGCGCGTGTTTATCATGGATGATGCTGAGCAGTTTATGCCAAGCTACCTGCGTTTCGTGCGTGGCCTGATAGATTCAAACGATCTGCCGCTAAACGTATCTCGCGAAATCTTGCAAGACAATAAAGTGACTCAGTCACTGCGCAGTGCTTGTACTAAGCGCGTGCTTGGCATGCTTGAGAAGACAGCGAAGAACGACCATGACAAGTACCTAGAGTTCTGGAAAGAGTTCGGTATGGTGCTAAAAGAAGGCCCTGCTGAAGATTTCGCAAATAAAGAAAAAGTTGCTGGTCTACTGCGTTTTGCTTCATCAGAAGTGGAAGGCAGCGAGCAGACAGTCTCTCTTGCCGATTACGTCTCTCGCATGAAGGAAGATCAAGACAAGATTTACTTCCTAACTGCAGACAGCTACGCCGCTGCGAAGAACAGCCCACACCTTGAGCAATTCAAAGCTAAAGGCATTGAAGTGGTACTGATGTATGACCGCATCGATGAGTGGTTAATGAACTACCTTACTGAGTTTGATGGTAAGCAATTCCAGTCAATCACTAAAGCTGGCCTTGATCTAAGTAAGTTTGAAGACGAAGCGGAAAAAGAGAAGCACAAAGAAACTGAGGAAGAGTTCAAATCAGTGGTTGAGCGCACTAAAACTTACCTTGGTGAGCGTGTTAAAGAAGTTCGCACCACGTTTAAGCTTGCAACAACACCTGCGGTAGTTGTAACTGACGACTTTGAAATGGGTACGCAGATGGCGAAACTGCTAGAAGCAGCAGGCCAAGCGGCACCTGAAGTGAAGTACATCTTCGAGATAAACCCAGAGCACGACCTTGTGAAGCGCATGGCAGATGAGCCAGACGAAGAGCAGTTTGGTCGTTGGGTAGAACTGCTTCTAGGCCAAGCCATGTTGGCGGAACGCGGCTCTTTAGAAGACCCAAGTCAATTTCTTGGTGCGGTAAATACACTTTTGACTAAAGCCTAA
- a CDS encoding peptide MFS transporter: protein MTNSNTDFLGHPKGLFLLFSTELWERFSYYAMRAILVLFLTDTTINGGLGWTTQDALQLYGIYTGLVYITPLIGGWIADNFWGQRRSLLVGGFLMAIGQFILAVPDSMMPLSEISMLYVGLAFLITGNGLFKPNISTMVGDLYPNGDNRRDGAFTIFYMGINLGALMSGIASGSVAAVYGWKAGFLLAGIGMVISLVLQMLLAKPLLGNIGIEPSAKRAMEGNKTKAPLTKEEKDRLKVILVMGLFVVVFWAGFEQAGGLMNIYSQEYTNRMIGDFEVPAAWFQSLNPFFIITLAPLLAALWVKMGQREPNSPVKFAMALFFLALGFLCMVGAVLEQGGDTTVKTSMLWLVGAFFFHTLGELCLSPIGLSMITKLAPLRLASLMMGAWFGFNAIANYVAGYIGSHVGDFGAMAIFGGIAITATISGVILLLCSNKLIEWMHGAEDKRIVGEDEKVEELTEQTA, encoded by the coding sequence ATGACAAACTCTAACACTGACTTTTTAGGTCACCCTAAAGGACTGTTCTTGCTGTTCAGCACAGAACTTTGGGAGCGATTCTCTTATTACGCTATGCGTGCCATCTTGGTACTTTTCCTCACCGATACCACCATTAATGGTGGTCTTGGCTGGACAACTCAAGATGCACTTCAGCTTTATGGCATTTACACCGGTTTGGTTTACATCACGCCACTGATTGGTGGCTGGATCGCAGACAATTTTTGGGGGCAACGCCGCTCCTTGCTTGTGGGCGGTTTCCTGATGGCCATCGGCCAATTCATTCTTGCCGTACCTGATAGCATGATGCCGCTGAGCGAAATCTCGATGCTTTACGTAGGCCTTGCTTTCCTCATTACAGGTAATGGCCTGTTTAAGCCAAATATCTCAACCATGGTGGGTGACCTATACCCTAATGGCGACAATCGCCGTGATGGTGCATTCACCATTTTCTATATGGGTATCAACCTGGGCGCTCTGATGTCAGGGATCGCCTCTGGCTCTGTTGCTGCAGTTTACGGCTGGAAAGCAGGCTTTTTGTTGGCGGGTATCGGTATGGTGATTAGCCTTGTGCTGCAAATGCTACTCGCAAAACCACTACTTGGTAACATCGGTATTGAACCCTCGGCCAAACGTGCAATGGAAGGAAACAAAACCAAAGCGCCACTGACTAAAGAAGAGAAAGACCGCCTAAAGGTTATCTTAGTGATGGGGCTATTTGTGGTGGTGTTTTGGGCAGGCTTTGAACAAGCTGGCGGCCTGATGAACATCTATTCCCAAGAGTACACCAACCGTATGATTGGTGATTTTGAAGTTCCTGCGGCTTGGTTCCAGTCACTCAACCCGTTCTTTATTATTACACTTGCTCCGCTACTAGCGGCGCTATGGGTTAAGATGGGTCAACGTGAACCAAACTCACCGGTGAAGTTTGCCATGGCACTGTTCTTCCTAGCGCTTGGCTTCCTATGTATGGTCGGCGCTGTATTGGAACAAGGCGGCGACACCACAGTGAAAACTTCCATGCTTTGGCTGGTCGGTGCGTTCTTCTTCCACACTTTAGGTGAACTATGTCTTTCACCTATTGGCCTATCGATGATCACCAAACTTGCTCCGCTACGCCTTGCCTCTTTGATGATGGGTGCTTGGTTTGGCTTCAATGCTATCGCTAACTATGTTGCGGGCTACATTGGCTCACACGTAGGAGATTTCGGCGCTATGGCGATCTTTGGTGGCATTGCCATTACCGCCACAATTTCTGGTGTGATCTTGCTGCTTTGCTCAAACAAACTGATTGAGTGGATGCACGGTGCGGAAGACAAACGTATTGTGGGTGAAGATGAGAAAGTTGAAGAACTGACAGAGCAAACCGCTTAG
- the hemH gene encoding ferrochelatase gives MDNNKKGVLLVNLGTPSAPTATAVKAFLAQFLHDKRVVDTTRWIWCPVLHGIILPIRSPKVAKLYQSVWMEDGSPLMVYSQRQAAALKTQLGIPVELGMTYGEPSLHNGVEALRAQGCEEIIVLPLYPQYSGTTTAAVADGLNKVIKSLKVVPNLVFIRDYHDHTGYISALANSVREHWQQHGQSDYLLCSYHGIPQRYADEGDIYPKHCEQTTKLLAQELGLDESKIGMAYQSRFGREEWLKPYTDKTLQGLPARGTKSIDIITPAFSADCLETLEEIAEENKEEFLNAGGESYRYIPCLNDREDHIGMMAELVKGYL, from the coding sequence ATGGATAACAATAAAAAAGGCGTGCTATTAGTCAATCTCGGCACTCCATCAGCGCCAACAGCAACTGCTGTTAAGGCTTTTCTTGCTCAATTTCTTCATGACAAGCGGGTGGTAGATACCACACGCTGGATTTGGTGCCCAGTGTTACACGGGATCATCTTGCCGATTCGTTCTCCAAAAGTGGCGAAATTATATCAATCGGTTTGGATGGAAGACGGCTCACCATTGATGGTCTACTCTCAGCGACAAGCCGCAGCGTTAAAAACTCAGTTGGGCATTCCGGTAGAACTGGGTATGACTTACGGCGAGCCATCGCTACACAATGGTGTTGAAGCGCTTCGTGCTCAGGGCTGTGAGGAGATCATTGTCCTGCCACTTTACCCACAATATTCCGGCACGACGACTGCGGCTGTGGCCGATGGGCTGAACAAGGTAATCAAGTCACTTAAAGTTGTGCCTAATTTAGTTTTCATCCGCGACTATCACGATCATACAGGTTATATCTCGGCGCTTGCGAACAGTGTTCGAGAGCACTGGCAACAGCACGGTCAAAGTGATTACTTGCTCTGCTCTTATCACGGGATCCCACAGCGCTACGCTGACGAAGGGGATATCTACCCGAAACATTGCGAGCAAACCACAAAGCTGCTTGCTCAAGAACTCGGGTTAGATGAGTCGAAAATAGGTATGGCTTATCAATCCCGATTTGGTCGCGAAGAGTGGTTGAAACCTTATACCGATAAAACTTTGCAAGGGTTGCCTGCCCGTGGCACTAAGTCGATTGATATTATCACTCCAGCGTTTTCTGCTGACTGTTTAGAGACATTAGAAGAGATCGCAGAAGAGAATAAAGAAGAGTTTTTGAATGCGGGTGGAGAGAGTTATCGCTATATCCCTTGTTTGAATGATCGTGAAGATCATATCGGGATGATGGCGGAGCTGGTTAAAGGGTACTTGTAA
- a CDS encoding P-II family nitrogen regulator, protein MRFKLIIAFVEEAKTERVLDAARSAGATGATVINHARGEGLKQKRTFLGLTLEVQKDVLLFVVEEHLARHILETISDVGEFDSASGQGIAVQIDVEDAVGVAHQVETLTSVVEEKL, encoded by the coding sequence ATGCGCTTTAAATTGATAATAGCCTTTGTCGAGGAGGCGAAAACCGAGCGAGTCCTCGATGCCGCGCGCTCTGCGGGAGCGACAGGGGCCACGGTGATTAACCACGCTCGAGGCGAAGGACTTAAGCAGAAACGGACTTTCCTAGGCTTAACTCTAGAAGTACAAAAGGATGTGTTGCTGTTTGTGGTTGAAGAGCATTTGGCGCGGCATATTTTGGAAACCATCTCTGACGTCGGGGAGTTTGATTCTGCTTCCGGCCAAGGGATAGCAGTACAAATTGATGTAGAAGATGCAGTGGGCGTTGCCCACCAAGTAGAAACCTTGACCAGCGTTGTAGAGGAAAAACTATGA
- a CDS encoding regulatory protein ToxS produces the protein MNHNLSQRLPLLIVAASILICGWIYLGNDAKTERILTSREWQSKLVTRIYTEPNADVAAEIEVGPLRKATIDSNVKYLPNGNYLRVSRISLYSESSEVSSIINVSENGSWELSDNYLLIEPSEFKDISASQRQDFSEKQLKVITQIFKMDAQQSRRVDIINEKTLLMTSLDHGSNVLYSH, from the coding sequence ATGAACCATAATTTGAGCCAACGACTACCACTACTGATTGTTGCTGCTTCGATCTTGATTTGTGGTTGGATTTACCTAGGCAACGATGCAAAAACCGAGCGTATTCTGACATCTCGTGAGTGGCAAAGTAAGTTGGTCACTCGTATCTACACTGAGCCAAATGCGGATGTTGCTGCTGAAATTGAAGTCGGCCCACTGCGTAAAGCGACAATTGATTCCAACGTAAAATACTTGCCAAATGGCAACTATCTGCGTGTTTCTCGTATCAGTCTTTATTCTGAATCATCGGAAGTTTCTTCGATCATCAATGTGTCTGAGAACGGCTCTTGGGAGCTAAGTGACAACTACTTGTTGATTGAGCCAAGTGAGTTTAAAGACATCTCAGCAAGCCAGAGACAAGACTTTTCTGAAAAGCAGCTTAAAGTGATCACTCAGATCTTTAAGATGGATGCGCAGCAAAGCCGACGAGTGGATATCATCAATGAAAAAACTCTACTCATGACTAGCCTTGACCATGGCTCAAACGTCTTGTACTCGCACTAA
- a CDS encoding sulfite exporter TauE/SafE family protein — MDWIDSFLLLAGSLIASTLSSIAGGGAGLLQFPLLIFLGLPFSIALATHKIATVAMGLGAAISHLRAGTLSFKLCSYLVICGSLGVVIGANLVVLVPGKMGELSLGALIILLGLYSRFKSSLGQEECAIHRDPTGWLIGGMVLALLGVFNGSLTAGSGLVVTLFLVRWFGFSYKQAVALTLICVGLFWNGVGAIAIIEAGVQPHWQWVPILLIASFAGGWLGAYLTRILPNAWIKIAFEVLTFASGFKLIIGAL; from the coding sequence ATGGATTGGATTGACTCATTTCTCTTACTGGCCGGTTCGCTTATCGCCAGTACCCTATCTTCCATCGCCGGTGGTGGCGCGGGCCTGTTACAATTTCCGCTACTGATTTTCCTTGGCCTCCCATTTTCAATTGCGTTAGCTACCCACAAGATAGCGACCGTTGCCATGGGGCTAGGCGCCGCTATTTCTCATCTGCGCGCTGGCACTTTATCTTTTAAGCTTTGTAGCTACCTCGTCATTTGTGGCTCACTAGGCGTGGTAATTGGTGCGAATTTAGTGGTTCTCGTGCCCGGTAAAATGGGCGAGCTAAGCCTTGGCGCTTTGATCATACTGTTAGGCTTGTATTCTCGTTTTAAATCCAGCCTAGGCCAAGAAGAGTGTGCGATTCACCGCGATCCTACGGGCTGGCTAATTGGTGGCATGGTTCTAGCGCTACTTGGCGTATTTAATGGCTCATTAACCGCAGGCTCTGGTTTGGTAGTGACACTGTTTTTAGTTCGCTGGTTTGGCTTTAGCTATAAACAAGCAGTGGCCTTGACTCTGATTTGTGTTGGGCTGTTTTGGAACGGTGTGGGGGCAATTGCCATTATAGAAGCCGGGGTACAGCCCCATTGGCAGTGGGTACCTATCTTGCTTATCGCCTCTTTTGCTGGAGGTTGGCTCGGGGCTTATTTAACTCGTATATTGCCCAACGCATGGATAAAAATCGCCTTTGAGGTGTTGACGTTTGCCTCAGGTTTTAAACTGATCATAGGAGCGCTATAA